In the Streptomyces formicae genome, one interval contains:
- a CDS encoding beta-ketoacyl-ACP synthase III → MAYRPAALMGLGSYLPPWVISNEDLAAELDTTDEWITTRTGIRARHRVSPGTSTGDLAVEAGHRALKSAGLDAEPGAVDAVVLATTTPDHPCPATAPDVAARLGLGPIGAYDISAVCSGFLYALATASAQITAGQAERILVIGAETYSTIINPADRTTSVIFGDGAGAVVLAAAEDSGRPGVLLGVDLGSDGLHRDLISIPAGGSRQRSTPGEPDPDDRYFTMQGKKVFAAAVARMAESSTSVLDSIGWTTGSVDHLVGHQANARILKALAKQLGIPEERAVVHLDRVGNTSAASIPLALAHAASQGTLTPGSRVLLTAFGGGLTWGSVALTWPDVTPA, encoded by the coding sequence ATGGCGTACCGACCTGCCGCGCTCATGGGACTCGGCAGCTACCTCCCGCCCTGGGTGATCAGCAACGAGGACCTCGCGGCCGAACTCGACACCACCGATGAGTGGATCACCACGCGGACCGGCATCCGCGCCCGCCACCGGGTCTCGCCCGGCACCTCGACGGGGGACCTCGCCGTCGAGGCGGGGCACCGGGCGCTGAAGTCGGCGGGACTCGACGCGGAACCGGGCGCCGTGGACGCCGTCGTCCTCGCCACCACCACGCCGGACCACCCCTGCCCGGCCACCGCGCCCGACGTCGCCGCCCGCCTGGGGCTCGGTCCCATCGGGGCGTACGACATCTCGGCCGTGTGCTCCGGATTCCTCTACGCCCTGGCCACCGCCTCCGCGCAGATCACCGCCGGACAGGCCGAGCGCATCCTGGTGATCGGGGCCGAGACGTACTCGACCATCATCAATCCCGCCGACCGGACCACCTCGGTGATCTTCGGCGACGGGGCGGGCGCCGTCGTCCTCGCCGCGGCCGAGGACTCCGGTCGGCCCGGCGTCCTGCTCGGCGTCGACCTGGGCTCCGACGGCCTGCACCGCGACCTCATCAGCATTCCGGCCGGTGGCTCCCGGCAGCGCTCCACCCCGGGTGAACCCGACCCCGACGACCGGTACTTCACGATGCAGGGCAAGAAGGTGTTCGCCGCGGCGGTCGCCAGGATGGCGGAGTCGTCCACCTCGGTGCTCGACAGCATCGGCTGGACCACCGGATCGGTCGACCACCTGGTGGGCCACCAGGCCAACGCGCGCATCCTCAAGGCGCTCGCCAAGCAGCTCGGCATCCCCGAGGAGCGGGCCGTCGTCCATCTCGACCGGGTCGGCAACACCTCGGCCGCCTCGATCCCGCTGGCGCTGGCGCACGCGGCGTCGCAGGGCACGCTCACGCCGGGCTCACGCGTCCTGCTCACCGCGTTCGGCGGCGGGCTCACCTGGGGGTCGGTCGCCCTGACCTGGCCCGACGTGACGCCCGCCTGA
- a CDS encoding acyl carrier protein has translation MTMQTIAHSSTLSAELMEILTTEYEAPEGTTADTAYDMLGFDSLVLVELAVALTKQFGVQVTDDELQEAGNIAGTIELLRAKGVPA, from the coding sequence ATGACCATGCAAACCATTGCCCACTCCTCCACCCTCTCCGCCGAGTTGATGGAGATCCTCACCACCGAGTACGAGGCGCCGGAGGGCACCACCGCCGACACCGCGTACGACATGCTCGGCTTCGACTCCCTCGTGCTCGTCGAGCTGGCCGTCGCGCTGACCAAGCAGTTCGGCGTGCAGGTCACCGACGACGAGCTCCAGGAGGCCGGGAACATCGCGGGGACCATCGAGCTCCTGCGCGCCAAGGGCGTGCCCGCCTAG
- a CDS encoding HAD family hydrolase, with protein sequence MNRTRLAFFDVDGTLTTATTLFRFLRHYLAAEGHEPHEYDRRRQRLKAMTEIGVPRERTNLAYFENFAGAGAARVSALARDWFAAELRQGGLFNACALDALRGHRDAGDRIVLVSGSFAACLAPLAEHIGADEVWSTSPEIAHGRYTGGLNRPPMIGRAKADAVRLAAAAHRAAPEDCVAYGDHASDLPMLEATGSAAVVGGDPALRALARRRCWRLLPGAPAPEPLPRPDAGPSPNNPECASGVSLYVSQERARTTAA encoded by the coding sequence ATGAACCGCACCAGGCTGGCGTTCTTCGACGTCGACGGCACCCTGACCACGGCGACCACCCTCTTCCGTTTCCTGCGCCACTACCTGGCCGCCGAGGGGCACGAGCCGCACGAGTACGACCGGCGGCGCCAGCGGCTCAAGGCCATGACGGAGATCGGCGTACCGAGGGAGCGCACGAACCTCGCGTACTTCGAGAACTTCGCGGGGGCCGGCGCCGCGCGCGTGTCGGCGCTGGCGCGCGACTGGTTCGCCGCCGAGCTCCGGCAGGGCGGCCTCTTCAACGCCTGCGCGCTCGACGCCCTGCGCGGGCACCGGGACGCGGGGGACCGGATCGTGCTCGTCTCCGGTTCGTTCGCCGCCTGCCTCGCGCCGCTCGCCGAGCACATCGGCGCCGACGAGGTCTGGTCGACCTCGCCGGAGATCGCGCACGGCCGCTACACCGGAGGGCTCAACCGCCCGCCCATGATCGGCCGCGCGAAGGCCGACGCCGTGCGTCTCGCCGCCGCCGCGCACCGGGCCGCGCCCGAGGACTGCGTCGCCTACGGCGACCACGCCTCGGACCTGCCCATGCTGGAGGCCACCGGATCCGCCGCGGTCGTCGGCGGCGATCCCGCGCTGCGCGCGCTCGCCCGGCGCCGCTGCTGGCGGCTCCTGCCCGGCGCCCCGGCCCCGGAGCCGCTGCCGCGCCCCGACGCGGGCCCGAGCCCGAATAATCCCGAGTGTGCCTCCGGTGTTTCGCTGTACGTTTCACAGGAACGCGCGCGGACCACCGCGGCGTGA
- a CDS encoding 3' terminal RNA ribose 2'-O-methyltransferase Hen1 — MFLTISTTGTPERPATDLGFLLHKHPEKAQAFSTSYGTAHVVYPEASDERCTAALLLEVDPVALVRRGKGKGKGRGGAPDAALAQYVNDRPYAASSLLAVALSAVFSSAMRGVCAARPERAAQPLPLRIQVPALPARGGAELVRGLFEPLGWTVEATPVPLDERFPEWGESRYVRLVLDVPEGRLTLGEALRHLYVLLPVLDDAKHYWVSPDEVDKLLRAGEGWLAAHPEQKVITDRYLARRWSLTREARERLELVRLAEADDTDVEEIDNAVDEETDTDEQPVPLAVRRRTAILAELAASGASRVLDLGCGQGQLVQELLKDVRYTEIVGVDVSVRALTVAARRLKLDRMGERRAERVTLTQGSLAYTDKRLKGYDAAVLSEVVEHLDIERLPALEYAVFGSARPRTVLVTTPNVEYNVRWETLPAGHARHGDHRFEWTREEFRAWAHRVAERHGYDVRFEPVGDEDPEVGPPTQLAAFTRQDKNATPGNDKKKEVRAA, encoded by the coding sequence GTGTTCCTGACGATCAGCACAACCGGCACCCCCGAACGCCCGGCGACCGACCTCGGGTTCCTGCTCCACAAGCACCCCGAGAAGGCGCAGGCGTTCTCCACGTCGTACGGCACCGCGCACGTCGTCTACCCCGAGGCGAGCGACGAGCGCTGCACGGCCGCGCTGCTCCTGGAGGTCGATCCCGTCGCGCTCGTGCGGCGCGGCAAAGGCAAGGGCAAGGGCCGGGGCGGTGCGCCCGACGCGGCGCTCGCGCAGTACGTGAACGACCGGCCCTACGCCGCGTCCTCGCTGCTCGCGGTGGCGCTGAGCGCGGTGTTCTCCAGCGCGATGCGCGGCGTGTGCGCCGCGCGTCCCGAGCGGGCCGCGCAGCCGCTGCCGCTGCGGATCCAGGTGCCCGCGCTGCCCGCGCGCGGCGGCGCCGAGCTGGTGCGGGGGCTCTTCGAGCCGCTGGGCTGGACGGTGGAGGCGACGCCCGTGCCGCTGGACGAGCGGTTCCCCGAGTGGGGCGAATCGCGGTACGTGCGGCTCGTGCTCGACGTGCCCGAGGGCAGGCTGACCCTGGGCGAGGCGCTGCGGCACCTCTACGTGCTGCTCCCGGTGCTCGACGACGCCAAGCACTACTGGGTCTCGCCCGACGAGGTCGACAAGCTGCTTCGCGCGGGTGAGGGCTGGCTCGCGGCCCACCCGGAGCAGAAGGTCATCACCGACCGCTATCTGGCGCGCCGTTGGTCCCTGACCCGCGAGGCGAGGGAGCGGCTCGAACTGGTGCGGCTCGCCGAGGCCGACGACACGGACGTCGAGGAGATCGACAACGCGGTCGACGAGGAGACCGACACCGACGAACAGCCGGTGCCGCTCGCCGTGCGCCGCCGCACGGCGATCCTCGCCGAGCTGGCCGCTTCGGGCGCCTCGCGCGTGCTCGACCTGGGCTGCGGGCAGGGCCAGTTGGTGCAGGAACTGCTCAAGGACGTCCGCTACACCGAGATCGTCGGCGTGGACGTGTCCGTGCGCGCGCTGACCGTCGCCGCGCGGCGGCTGAAGCTGGACCGCATGGGCGAGCGCAGGGCCGAGCGCGTCACGCTGACGCAGGGCTCGCTCGCGTACACCGACAAGCGGCTCAAGGGGTACGACGCCGCCGTGCTCAGCGAGGTCGTCGAGCACCTCGACATCGAGCGGCTGCCCGCCCTGGAGTACGCGGTGTTCGGCTCCGCGCGGCCCCGCACCGTCCTCGTGACCACGCCGAACGTCGAGTACAACGTGCGCTGGGAGACCCTGCCCGCCGGACACGCGCGGCACGGCGACCACCGCTTCGAGTGGACCCGCGAGGAGTTCCGCGCCTGGGCCCACCGGGTCGCCGAACGGCACGGGTACGACGTGCGGTTCGAGCCCGTCGGGGACGAGGACCCCGAGGTGGGACCGCCGACCCAGCTGGCGGCCTTCACGCGGCAGGACAAGAACGCGACACCCGGCAACGACAAGAAGAAGGAGGTGCGGGCCGCATGA
- a CDS encoding polynucleotide kinase-phosphatase, whose product MTNDISTGTEAARAARVLPVTDLSLVVLIGATGSGKSTFARRHFAPTEVLSSDFCRGLVADDENDQGASRDAFDVLHYIAGKRLAAGRRTVVDATSVQSDSRKQLIELARAHDVLPIAIVLDVPEEVCAERNAARADRAGIPRRVIQRHQRELRRSLRNLEREGFRKVHVLRGVAEVEAAEIVTEKRYNDLTHLVGPFDIIGDIHGCASELDTLLGKLGYVEGAHPEGRTAVFVGDLVDRGPDTPGVLRRVMSMVADGTALCVPGNHENKLGRYLKGRGVQHTHGLAETAAQLAEESDEFRAQVREFVDGLVSHYVLDGGRLVVCHAGLPEKYHGRTSGRVRSHALYGDTTGETDEFGLPVRYPWAEEYRGKAAVVYGHTPVPTATWLNNTICLDTGAVFGGRLTALRWPERELVDVPAEQVWYEPSRPLGTEAPGGHEGRPLDLNDVRGRRVVESRHAGRVAVREENAAAALEVMSRFAVDPRLLPYLPPTMAPTATSQCEGYLEHPAEAFASYAADGVARVVCEEKHMGSRAVALVCRDADAARERFGTDGPTGSLYTRTGRPFFSDGSVTEEILDRLRAAVTEAGLWEELATDWLLLDAELMPWSLKASGLLRTQYAAVGAASGAVFPDALAALEAAKARGVDTGALLAGQRERAADAAAFTDAYRRYCWPTDGLEGVRLAPFQLLAVQGRSLAGLPHDEQLALIDRMVEHDGTGLLRTTRRLYVDTGDEESVRAGVDWWLEMTSRGGEGMVVKPVGALVRDGKGRLVQPGIKCRGREYLRIIYGPEYTRPENLAKLRGRFLGHKRSLAIREYALGLEALDRLAEGEPLWRVHESVFAVLALESEPVDPRL is encoded by the coding sequence ATGACGAACGACATCAGTACCGGCACCGAAGCAGCCCGCGCGGCCCGCGTGCTGCCCGTCACCGACCTCTCCCTCGTGGTCCTGATCGGCGCCACGGGATCGGGCAAGTCCACCTTCGCGCGCAGGCACTTCGCGCCCACCGAGGTCCTCTCCAGCGACTTCTGCCGGGGGCTCGTCGCCGACGACGAGAACGACCAGGGCGCGAGCCGTGACGCCTTCGACGTGCTGCACTACATCGCGGGCAAGCGCCTGGCCGCGGGACGCCGCACCGTCGTCGACGCGACCAGCGTGCAGAGCGACAGCCGCAAGCAGCTGATCGAGCTGGCCAGGGCGCACGACGTGCTGCCCATCGCCATCGTGCTCGACGTGCCCGAGGAGGTCTGCGCCGAGCGCAACGCCGCGCGCGCGGACCGGGCGGGCATCCCGCGCCGCGTCATCCAGCGCCACCAGCGCGAACTGCGCCGCTCCCTGCGGAACCTGGAGCGCGAGGGCTTCAGGAAGGTGCACGTCCTGCGGGGCGTGGCGGAGGTCGAGGCCGCCGAGATCGTCACCGAGAAGCGGTACAACGACCTCACCCACCTCGTCGGGCCCTTCGACATCATCGGCGACATCCACGGCTGCGCCTCCGAACTGGACACCCTGCTCGGCAAGCTCGGCTACGTGGAGGGGGCGCACCCCGAGGGCCGTACCGCCGTGTTCGTCGGCGACCTCGTCGACCGGGGCCCGGACACCCCCGGCGTGCTGCGCCGCGTGATGTCGATGGTCGCGGACGGCACCGCGCTCTGCGTGCCGGGCAACCACGAGAACAAGCTCGGCCGGTACCTCAAGGGCCGGGGCGTCCAGCACACCCACGGACTCGCCGAGACCGCCGCGCAGTTGGCGGAGGAGAGCGACGAATTCCGGGCCCAGGTGCGGGAGTTCGTGGACGGGCTCGTCTCGCACTACGTCCTGGACGGCGGAAGGCTGGTCGTCTGCCACGCCGGGCTGCCCGAGAAGTACCACGGCCGTACGTCGGGCCGGGTGCGCTCGCACGCGCTGTACGGCGACACGACCGGCGAGACCGACGAGTTCGGCCTGCCGGTGCGCTACCCGTGGGCGGAGGAGTACCGGGGCAAGGCCGCGGTCGTCTACGGCCACACCCCCGTGCCCACCGCGACCTGGCTGAACAACACCATCTGCCTGGACACCGGCGCGGTGTTCGGCGGGCGGCTCACCGCGTTGCGCTGGCCGGAGCGCGAGCTCGTCGACGTACCGGCCGAACAGGTCTGGTACGAGCCGTCGAGGCCGCTGGGCACCGAGGCGCCGGGCGGGCACGAGGGACGCCCGCTCGACCTGAACGACGTGCGGGGCCGCCGGGTGGTGGAGAGCCGGCACGCGGGCCGCGTCGCCGTGCGCGAGGAGAACGCGGCCGCGGCTCTGGAGGTCATGAGCCGCTTCGCCGTCGATCCGCGGCTGCTTCCGTACCTGCCGCCGACGATGGCGCCGACGGCCACGTCGCAGTGCGAAGGCTACTTGGAGCACCCGGCCGAGGCGTTCGCCTCGTATGCCGCTGACGGCGTCGCCCGCGTCGTGTGCGAGGAGAAGCACATGGGCTCGCGCGCGGTGGCCCTGGTCTGCCGTGACGCGGACGCGGCCCGCGAGCGGTTCGGTACGGACGGCCCCACCGGCTCGCTCTACACCCGCACGGGACGGCCCTTCTTCTCCGACGGGTCCGTCACCGAGGAGATACTCGACCGCCTGCGCGCCGCCGTCACCGAGGCGGGCCTGTGGGAGGAGCTGGCCACCGACTGGCTGCTGCTCGACGCCGAGTTGATGCCCTGGTCGCTCAAGGCGTCCGGGCTGCTCCGCACGCAGTACGCGGCGGTGGGCGCCGCGTCCGGAGCCGTCTTCCCCGATGCGCTCGCCGCCCTGGAAGCGGCGAAGGCGCGCGGTGTGGACACCGGCGCGCTGCTCGCCGGGCAGCGCGAACGGGCTGCCGACGCGGCCGCGTTCACCGACGCCTACCGGCGCTACTGCTGGCCGACGGACGGCCTCGAAGGGGTGCGGCTCGCGCCGTTCCAGCTCCTCGCCGTCCAGGGCAGGAGCCTCGCCGGTCTCCCGCACGACGAGCAGCTCGCGCTGATCGACCGCATGGTGGAGCACGACGGCACGGGCCTGTTGCGGACCACGCGCAGGCTGTACGTCGACACGGGCGACGAGGAGTCCGTCCGCGCGGGCGTCGACTGGTGGCTGGAGATGACCAGCAGGGGCGGCGAGGGCATGGTCGTCAAGCCGGTCGGGGCCCTGGTCCGCGACGGCAAGGGCCGCCTCGTCCAGCCCGGCATCAAGTGCCGGGGCCGCGAGTACCTGCGGATCATCTACGGTCCCGAGTACACGCGCCCGGAGAACCTGGCGAAGCTGCGCGGCCGTTTCCTCGGCCACAAGCGCTCGCTCGCCATTCGGGAGTACGCCCTCGGCCTGGAGGCCCTGGACCGGCTCGCGGAGGGTGAGCCGCTGTGGCGGGTGCACGAGTCGGTGTTCGCGGTCCTCGCCCTGGAGTCGGAGCCGGTGGACCCGAGGCTCTGA